GGAGTAAAGTTTGGCCAGGGGCATGAGGATAGCGGGTATAAAAACAAGCAATCCCAACTTGCGGTTTCTCTGCCAGATGCTCGTCGCTGCAGCAAAGGTAACTGCGGATGTATTGCTGGGGAAGCCGGGGTCATGGATGCGGTAGAAAATGTGATTCACGGTATCCATAAGCTGGGGCATATCTTCGAATGGGTGCGGGTGGCGATAGAGGTGATTGAAGGCCAGTACAAAGCCGCAGACTGAGCCTATACTAATAGCCGCACAGGCAACTGCTCTCTGGTAGTTGTCACGCTGGGCCGGATCTTTGCCCATAAACCATATAAAGAGCAGCATGAGGGCGATGCCCACGGGAACAAGGTAATCGTTAGCCATGATGATCATGAGCCTGTCCAGTATCGGGGACTTGCCCACCAATCCATTAACCCACAGGACGATATCTTTATCAATCTGCACTGTTATCGAATCTTCTCTTTGAATATTGACCTGAGGCTATGCTTGAGTGATTCGAAGTAGCTGGTTTCTCTGAGCGCCCCCAATCCCTCTGGATATTCCTTTTGTTCGCATTGTGCCCTGTGGCGGTAGGTATGAAGTACAGAGGAAACGATCAGGGTGAGCACTAAAGCGAGGAAGGCTGCCAGATTGAAATAGAGGAATTGCTGTGCCCCCTCCAAACCAACTCTACGCATCACTGTATCAATACGATTGTTATATCCGAAGAACCATCCAAAAGAACCTCCGATGGCCAGAAGGGCGAACAGATAGGAGAGGACCTTACTCTCAAAGAAGAGCAGTCCCTTAATTTGGCTATAAGATGCTACGAGTTGCAGTACTCCTACAGAGGCTATGAATACGAATAGGAAGTATTCCCAGCGTTGTACTACTGCTATGTCCATGATCCAGTTCTAGGATACAAGCTTGCTACGGTATGTCGGAGTGCACCAGTCGAGGTACTTGGGGTTCCTGCCCCGTATTATGTCGTAATAGAGCTGCTGTATCTTTTTGGTGATTGTACCGACCTTCCCCTGCCCTATGCTACGG
This Chloroflexota bacterium DNA region includes the following protein-coding sequences:
- a CDS encoding phosphatase PAP2 family protein; the encoded protein is MQIDKDIVLWVNGLVGKSPILDRLMIIMANDYLVPVGIALMLLFIWFMGKDPAQRDNYQRAVACAAISIGSVCGFVLAFNHLYRHPHPFEDMPQLMDTVNHIFYRIHDPGFPSNTSAVTFAAATSIWQRNRKLGLLVFIPAILMPLAKLYSAVYYPSDILAGAALGILTSYFIYKIVMPLLRFPIDLVFMMLRKLCLA